The following proteins are co-located in the Paralichthys olivaceus isolate ysfri-2021 chromosome 10, ASM2471397v2, whole genome shotgun sequence genome:
- the lmo7a gene encoding LIM domain only protein 7 isoform X7: MEWREQSTVSCDEAYSEAQRWVEAVTKKTFGSNDFRSALENGVLLCDLINKIRPGVVKRVNRLPTPIAGLDNLNVFLRACGKLGLKEAQLFHPGDLQDLSTRVTVKDQETNRRLKNVLITIFWLGRRAQCDRFYDGPHLNFKAFEGLLGTALYKALQESSSQKGSNVRDSGFGDSWYSEREELHQLRGGGGGGSRHRRDDSLDSLDSLGSQPHSISSDTTLKGGSEGCCSDTEADSVFRMAENKDGLSYRRSVVITPKTSTQFNQFLPSKDKPSGYVPAPLRKKRAERNEDNRRSWASPIYTEDDGTLTRERPTQESIDGSKSTSDIQDPIVSRQARYEELQRYREQTKDSDDKWQDDLSKWKNRRRSVNSDIVKKKEEREKIEQITFGGNRRSKTFKEMQEERDTKGKISLGSRLGSLSYLDDEEDVFERPVTSPRTRTLPARSFTIDTPYHNFEPSEPSLKEDDPPAASPATGRAASPPTSREVNIVDRPAGRDTTTPITPSLTPSSRGSLHNSAAVAPLQRSPISERRRTTKTEEVTTVVSSSRAVQKVAEPRRPLRTQAKVEAPSSGFLSKQQPQPSSMEPKPPGVSQVSASLPRSYQKSDSARLTSVVTARPFGTQSSRITSLPRVFTMDDPHKRVNGDASKKSTVPSRYHQFMTTEDEAHSSSAHSSEDEEEEEEAVATRGKTAPRSVTSTQSTSPVPAPLVKREAPVSPAPAKESSQENYCDMRISLNQKPNSSRDFGFQAAWDSTGARVTSIQPGSSAEMCQLQAGDEVLTVNSQQVAKMSYTDWKSCMEEALQEGSLVMDVRRHGKNNWDRDQPSLPFKSHKTINLTSTDHPILLGSPDSNTSNSSLDFTSRMTSEMLLPKELPANPGVVSDPESRWLTQDLASNRVNGSFHEKPVTMRNKESEPISLKNLKRRSEFFEQGGSGSSVSALVYLCGGSESAMPDIPVPSITLPSSRWSWDPEEERRRQEKWQKEQERLLQEKYKRDQEKLQEEWLKAQEEINTTVDQPDSAKPSSLEGNSYSISPHSPLFPVNQPTSSQWEEEERQRKEEQERRRQEEEKRKREEEERELWRLREERERKERQAEEERKMREEEKSKREEEERELQRLREERERKERQAEEEKRKREEEERERRKREEEEERKRKEEELRKREEAREEERRWQEALEQQHRERERAFQQQQQQQQWAADSHGFNVQPALSFSDRAKSKSSPQLDAEDKPQRRVTGGGGLDESKSQQALSQAELERQQILNEMKKKAPLLTDSSWIRQRSANAATNKESDLPPMRRGDSLDNLDASYNSWRSSWTPRSNSYVQNYARPHSAFSGSSSFYAGGHRLQRPVSATLPSSYSMGSLRGGAGTPSTPWSRQTPSPSPSSPSPTTTPEPMSEAGSSVSTVRLTSEERKLGLKSEYETNSSTVTPATCDSKPVSPPLCDITVLQQIDEETTCDNNP, encoded by the exons GGATCAAGAGACCAACCGGAGGCTGAAAAAT gtgtTGATCACCATTTTCTGGCTCGGCAGAAGAGCTCAGTGCGACAGATTCTACGATGGACCTCACCTGAACTTCAAGGCGTTTGAGGGATTATTAGGCACAGCACTCTACAAG gcttTGCAGGAGTCGTCCAGTCAGAAAGGCAGCAACGTCAGAGACAGTGGTTTTGGAGATAGCTGGTACTCTGAGCGAGAGGAGCTCCAccagctgagaggaggaggaggaggaggcagtaGACACAGGAGAGACGACTCCCTGGACAGTTTGGACTCTTTGGGATCTCAACCTCACAGCATCTCCTCCGACACCACCCTTAAAGGCGGCAGCGAGG GTTGTTGCAGTGACACAGAGGCTGACTCCGTCTTCAGGATGGCTGAGAACAAGGACGGCCTCAGTTACCGGAGGTCGGTCGTCATCACTCCCAAGACCAGCACCCAGTTCAACCAGTTCCTGCCCAGTAAGGACAAACCTTCGGGTTACGTTCCCGCTCCTCTGAGGAAGAAACGGGCAGAGCGCAACGAGGACAACAGGCGTAGCTGGGCTAGTCCCATATACACGGAGGATGACGGCACCCTCACCAG AGAGCGTCCGACGCAAGAGAGTATCGACGG GAGTAAATCAACAAGTGATATCCAGGACCCCATCGTCTCCCGGCAGGCTCGCTACGAAGAGCTGCAGAGGTACCGCGAGCAGACAAAGGATAGTGATGACAAGTGGCAGGAT GACCTGAGCAAATGGAAGAACCGGCGCAGGAGCGTCAACTCTGACATtgtgaagaagaaagaggagcgCGAAAAGATCGAGCAGATTACCTTCGGCGGTAACAGGAGGTCCAAGACCTTCAAGGAGATGCAAGAGGAGAG AGACACTAAAGGAAAAATAAGCCTTGGCAGTCGTCTTGGCTCTCTGTCTTACCTGGACGACGAGGAGGACGTATTTGAGAGACCCGTCACCTCCCCTCGTACCCGAACCCTCCCCGCCAGGAGCTTCACTATTGACACTCCTTACCATAATTTCGAGCCCTCTGAGCCTTCTCTGAAAGAGGACGACCCCCCCGCTGCCTCCCCAGCCACGGGCAGGGCCGCTTCCCCTCCCACCTCACGGGAAGTCAACATTGTGGACCGTCCTGCAGGCAGAGACACCACGACCCCCATCACTCCCAGCCTCACTCCCTCCAGCCGAGGCTCTCTCCACAACTCTGCTGCAGTTGCACCTTTGCAGAGGAGTCCCATCTCAGAACGCCGCAGAACCACCAAGACAGAGGAGGTCACGACCgtcgtctcctcctccagagccgTACAAAAGGTGGCAGAGCCCAGGCGCCCATTGCGCACACAAGCCAAGGTGGAGGCCCCCTCCTCTGGTTTTCTGTccaaacaacaaccacagccCAGCTCGATGGAACCCAAACCTCCCGGGGTGTCTCAGGTTTCCGCCTCCCTCCCCAGGAGCTACCAGAAATCGGATAGCGCACGTCTAACCTCAGTTGTCACGGCAAGGCCCTTCGGGACCCAGTCCTCCCGCATCACCTCACTTCCGCGAGTCTTCACA ATGGACGACCCTCACAAGCGTGTCAATGGAGACGCCTCGAAGAAGTCGACGGTGCCGAGTCGCTATCACCAGTTCATGACCACCGAGGACGAGGCTCACTCCAGCTCGGCCCACAGcagtgaagatgaggaggaagaggaggaggcggtggcGACGCGGGGCAAGACAGCGCCGAGGAGTGTCACCTCAACTCAGAGCACCTCACCCGTCCCTGCTCCTCTGGTTAAGAGAGAAGCTCCAGTCAGTCCTGCTCCAGCCAAAGAAAGCAGCCAG GAGAACTACTGCGACATGCGGATCAGCCTGAACCAGAAgcccaacagcagcagagacttTGGCTTCCAGGCAGCCTGGGACTCAACCGGAGCTCGAGTCACGTCCATCCAGCCAG GCAGCTCGGCTGAGATGTGCCAGCTCCAGGCCGGAGACGAGGTGCTGACAGTGAACAGCCAGCAGGTGGCAAAAATGAGCTACACAGACTGGAAGTCCTGCATGGAGGAGGCTCTGCAGGAGGGCAGCCTGGTCATGGATGTTCGCCGTCATGGCAAAAACA ACTGGGACAGAGACCAACCTTCCCTGCCATTTAAAAGCCATAAGACCATCAATCTGACCAGTACGGATCATCCGATACTTCTAGGTTCCCCTGATTCAAACACCTCAAACTCCAGCCTGGACTTCACCTCGCGCATGACCTCGGAAATGCTGCTGCCCAAAGAGCTTCCCGCCAACCCAGGCGTCGTAAGTGACCCAGAATCCCGCTGGTTGACTCAG GATTTGGCCTCAAACAGAGTTAATGGAAGTTTCCATGAGAAGCCGGTGACCATGAGGAACAAAG AGTCAGAACCCATATCTTTGAAAAACTTAAAACGGCGATCAGAGTTTTTTgaacaag GCGGCTCAGGGTCCAGTGTCAGTGCGCTGGTCTACCTCTGTG gaGGATCAGAGTCTGCGATGCCAGAT ATACCTGTTCCTTCAATCACTCTCCCCTCCAGCCGCTGGTCCTGGGACCCAGAGGAGGAGCGCAGGAGACAAGAAAAATGGCAGAAGGAACAGGAGCGCCTCCTACAG GAGAAATATAAGCGTGAccaggagaagctgcaggaggagtGGCTGAAGGCTCAGGAGGAGATCAACACGACCGTGGACCAGCCAGATTCAGCAAAG cCCAGCAGCCTGGAGGGGAACAGCTACAGCATCAGCCCACACTCGCCCCTCTTTCCTGTCAACCAGCCTACTTCTTCTCAgtgggaagaggaagagagacagaggaaggaggagcaggagcgccgaaggcaggaggaggagaagaggaagcgggaggaggaggaacgaGAGCTGTGGCGTCTgcgggaggagagggagaggaaggagaggcaggcagaggaggagaggaagatgagggaggaggagaagagtaagcgggaggaggaggagagagagctgcagcgtctgagggaggagagggagaggaaggagaggcaggcggaggaggagaagaggaagcgggaggaggaggagagggagaggaggaagagggaggaggaggaggagaggaagaggaaggaggaggagctgaggaaaagagaggaggcgAGGGAGGAGGAGCGGAGGTGGCAGGAAGCtttggagcagcagcacagagagcgGGAGCGAgccttccagcagcagcagcagcagcagcagtg GGCTGCTGACTCCCATGGCTTTAATGTGCAGCCTGCACTGTCCTTTTCTGACAG GGCAAAATCCAAATCGTCTCCCCAGCTCGACGCAGAGGACAAACCTCAGAGGAGAG tGACAGGTGGAGGTGGCCTGGATGAGAGTAAGAGTCAACAGGCCCTGTCACAGGCTGAGCTGGAGCGGCAGCAGATCCTGAACGAGATGAAGAAGAAAGCGCCGCTGCTGACCGACAGCAGCTGGATCCGCCAGCGCTCTGCTAACGCGGCCACCAACAAGGAGAGTGACTTGCCACCCATGCGAAG AGGCGACTCCCTTGACAACTTGGACGCCTCCTACAACTCGTGGCGCTCGTCGTGGACACCCAGGAGCAACTCTTACGTCCAAAACTACGCCCGGCCTCACTCTGCCTTCTCCGGCAGCTCTTCCTTTTACGCCGGCGGACACAGGCTCCAGAGGCCCGTTTCCGCCACCCTGCCCTCATCCTACTCCATGGGCTCCCTTCGAGGCGGGGCAGGAACCCCCTCGACCCCCTGGTCCCGGCAGACACCTTCCCCCTCGCCCTCGTCTCCGTCACCCACCACCACTCCGGAGCCTATGTCCGAGGCCGGGAGCAG TGTATCGACTGTAAGGCTAACCTCGGAGGAACGGAAGCTGGGGCTGAAGTCAGAATACGAAACAAACAGCTCTACTGTAACTCCTGCTACATGCGATTCAAAA CCGGTCAGCCCACCGCTATGTGACATCACTGTCCTCCAGCAGATCGACGAAGAGACTACTTGTGACAACAACCCATGA
- the lmo7a gene encoding LIM domain only protein 7 isoform X1: MEWREQSTVSCDEAYSEAQRWVEAVTKKTFGSNDFRSALENGVLLCDLINKIRPGVVKRVNRLPTPIAGLDNLNVFLRACGKLGLKEAQLFHPGDLQDLSTRVTVKDQETNRRLKNVLITIFWLGRRAQCDRFYDGPHLNFKAFEGLLGTALYKALQESSSQKGSNVRDSGFGDSWYSEREELHQLRGGGGGGSRHRRDDSLDSLDSLGSQPHSISSDTTLKGGSEGCCSDTEADSVFRMAENKDGLSYRRSVVITPKTSTQFNQFLPSKDKPSGYVPAPLRKKRAERNEDNRRSWASPIYTEDDGTLTRERPTQESIDGSKSTSDIQDPIVSRQARYEELQRYREQTKDSDDKWQDDLSKWKNRRRSVNSDIVKKKEEREKIEQITFGGNRRSKTFKEMQEERDTKGKISLGSRLGSLSYLDDEEDVFERPVTSPRTRTLPARSFTIDTPYHNFEPSEPSLKEDDPPAASPATGRAASPPTSREVNIVDRPAGRDTTTPITPSLTPSSRGSLHNSAAVAPLQRSPISERRRTTKTEEVTTVVSSSRAVQKVAEPRRPLRTQAKVEAPSSGFLSKQQPQPSSMEPKPPGVSQVSASLPRSYQKSDSARLTSVVTARPFGTQSSRITSLPRVFTMDDPHKRVNGDASKKSTVPSRYHQFMTTEDEAHSSSAHSSEDEEEEEEAVATRGKTAPRSVTSTQSTSPVPAPLVKREAPVSPAPAKESSQENYCDMRISLNQKPNSSRDFGFQAAWDSTGARVTSIQPGSSAEMCQLQAGDEVLTVNSQQVAKMSYTDWKSCMEEALQEGSLVMDVRRHGKNNWDRDQPSLPFKSHKTINLTSTDHPILLGSPDSNTSNSSLDFTSRMTSEMLLPKELPANPGVVSDPESRWLTQDLASNRVNGSFHEKPVTMRNKESEPISLKNLKRRSEFFEQGGSGSSVSALVYLCGGSESAMPDIPVPSITLPSSRWSWDPEEERRRQEKWQKEQERLLQEKYKRDQEKLQEEWLKAQEEINTTVDQPDSAKPSSLEGNSYSISPHSPLFPVNQPTSSQWEEEERQRKEEQERRRQEEEKRKREEEERELWRLREERERKERQAEEERKMREEEKSKREEEERELQRLREERERKERQAEEEKRKREEEERERRKREEEEERKRKEEELRKREEAREEERRWQEALEQQHRERERAFQQQQQQQQWAADSHGFNVQPALSFSDRAKSKSSPQLDAEDKPQRRVTGGGGLDESKSQQALSQAELERQQILNEMKKKAPLLTDSSWIRQRSANAATNKESDLPPMRRGDSLDNLDASYNSWRSSWTPRSNSYVQNYARPHSAFSGSSSFYAGGHRLQRPVSATLPSSYSMGSLRGGAGTPSTPWSRQTPSPSPSSPSPTTTPEPMSEAGSRSVSGKKICTFCDSPLGKGAAMIIESLGLCYHLSCFKCIDCKANLGGTEAGAEVRIRNKQLYCNSCYMRFKTGQPTAM, from the exons GGATCAAGAGACCAACCGGAGGCTGAAAAAT gtgtTGATCACCATTTTCTGGCTCGGCAGAAGAGCTCAGTGCGACAGATTCTACGATGGACCTCACCTGAACTTCAAGGCGTTTGAGGGATTATTAGGCACAGCACTCTACAAG gcttTGCAGGAGTCGTCCAGTCAGAAAGGCAGCAACGTCAGAGACAGTGGTTTTGGAGATAGCTGGTACTCTGAGCGAGAGGAGCTCCAccagctgagaggaggaggaggaggaggcagtaGACACAGGAGAGACGACTCCCTGGACAGTTTGGACTCTTTGGGATCTCAACCTCACAGCATCTCCTCCGACACCACCCTTAAAGGCGGCAGCGAGG GTTGTTGCAGTGACACAGAGGCTGACTCCGTCTTCAGGATGGCTGAGAACAAGGACGGCCTCAGTTACCGGAGGTCGGTCGTCATCACTCCCAAGACCAGCACCCAGTTCAACCAGTTCCTGCCCAGTAAGGACAAACCTTCGGGTTACGTTCCCGCTCCTCTGAGGAAGAAACGGGCAGAGCGCAACGAGGACAACAGGCGTAGCTGGGCTAGTCCCATATACACGGAGGATGACGGCACCCTCACCAG AGAGCGTCCGACGCAAGAGAGTATCGACGG GAGTAAATCAACAAGTGATATCCAGGACCCCATCGTCTCCCGGCAGGCTCGCTACGAAGAGCTGCAGAGGTACCGCGAGCAGACAAAGGATAGTGATGACAAGTGGCAGGAT GACCTGAGCAAATGGAAGAACCGGCGCAGGAGCGTCAACTCTGACATtgtgaagaagaaagaggagcgCGAAAAGATCGAGCAGATTACCTTCGGCGGTAACAGGAGGTCCAAGACCTTCAAGGAGATGCAAGAGGAGAG AGACACTAAAGGAAAAATAAGCCTTGGCAGTCGTCTTGGCTCTCTGTCTTACCTGGACGACGAGGAGGACGTATTTGAGAGACCCGTCACCTCCCCTCGTACCCGAACCCTCCCCGCCAGGAGCTTCACTATTGACACTCCTTACCATAATTTCGAGCCCTCTGAGCCTTCTCTGAAAGAGGACGACCCCCCCGCTGCCTCCCCAGCCACGGGCAGGGCCGCTTCCCCTCCCACCTCACGGGAAGTCAACATTGTGGACCGTCCTGCAGGCAGAGACACCACGACCCCCATCACTCCCAGCCTCACTCCCTCCAGCCGAGGCTCTCTCCACAACTCTGCTGCAGTTGCACCTTTGCAGAGGAGTCCCATCTCAGAACGCCGCAGAACCACCAAGACAGAGGAGGTCACGACCgtcgtctcctcctccagagccgTACAAAAGGTGGCAGAGCCCAGGCGCCCATTGCGCACACAAGCCAAGGTGGAGGCCCCCTCCTCTGGTTTTCTGTccaaacaacaaccacagccCAGCTCGATGGAACCCAAACCTCCCGGGGTGTCTCAGGTTTCCGCCTCCCTCCCCAGGAGCTACCAGAAATCGGATAGCGCACGTCTAACCTCAGTTGTCACGGCAAGGCCCTTCGGGACCCAGTCCTCCCGCATCACCTCACTTCCGCGAGTCTTCACA ATGGACGACCCTCACAAGCGTGTCAATGGAGACGCCTCGAAGAAGTCGACGGTGCCGAGTCGCTATCACCAGTTCATGACCACCGAGGACGAGGCTCACTCCAGCTCGGCCCACAGcagtgaagatgaggaggaagaggaggaggcggtggcGACGCGGGGCAAGACAGCGCCGAGGAGTGTCACCTCAACTCAGAGCACCTCACCCGTCCCTGCTCCTCTGGTTAAGAGAGAAGCTCCAGTCAGTCCTGCTCCAGCCAAAGAAAGCAGCCAG GAGAACTACTGCGACATGCGGATCAGCCTGAACCAGAAgcccaacagcagcagagacttTGGCTTCCAGGCAGCCTGGGACTCAACCGGAGCTCGAGTCACGTCCATCCAGCCAG GCAGCTCGGCTGAGATGTGCCAGCTCCAGGCCGGAGACGAGGTGCTGACAGTGAACAGCCAGCAGGTGGCAAAAATGAGCTACACAGACTGGAAGTCCTGCATGGAGGAGGCTCTGCAGGAGGGCAGCCTGGTCATGGATGTTCGCCGTCATGGCAAAAACA ACTGGGACAGAGACCAACCTTCCCTGCCATTTAAAAGCCATAAGACCATCAATCTGACCAGTACGGATCATCCGATACTTCTAGGTTCCCCTGATTCAAACACCTCAAACTCCAGCCTGGACTTCACCTCGCGCATGACCTCGGAAATGCTGCTGCCCAAAGAGCTTCCCGCCAACCCAGGCGTCGTAAGTGACCCAGAATCCCGCTGGTTGACTCAG GATTTGGCCTCAAACAGAGTTAATGGAAGTTTCCATGAGAAGCCGGTGACCATGAGGAACAAAG AGTCAGAACCCATATCTTTGAAAAACTTAAAACGGCGATCAGAGTTTTTTgaacaag GCGGCTCAGGGTCCAGTGTCAGTGCGCTGGTCTACCTCTGTG gaGGATCAGAGTCTGCGATGCCAGAT ATACCTGTTCCTTCAATCACTCTCCCCTCCAGCCGCTGGTCCTGGGACCCAGAGGAGGAGCGCAGGAGACAAGAAAAATGGCAGAAGGAACAGGAGCGCCTCCTACAG GAGAAATATAAGCGTGAccaggagaagctgcaggaggagtGGCTGAAGGCTCAGGAGGAGATCAACACGACCGTGGACCAGCCAGATTCAGCAAAG cCCAGCAGCCTGGAGGGGAACAGCTACAGCATCAGCCCACACTCGCCCCTCTTTCCTGTCAACCAGCCTACTTCTTCTCAgtgggaagaggaagagagacagaggaaggaggagcaggagcgccgaaggcaggaggaggagaagaggaagcgggaggaggaggaacgaGAGCTGTGGCGTCTgcgggaggagagggagaggaaggagaggcaggcagaggaggagaggaagatgagggaggaggagaagagtaagcgggaggaggaggagagagagctgcagcgtctgagggaggagagggagaggaaggagaggcaggcggaggaggagaagaggaagcgggaggaggaggagagggagaggaggaagagggaggaggaggaggagaggaagaggaaggaggaggagctgaggaaaagagaggaggcgAGGGAGGAGGAGCGGAGGTGGCAGGAAGCtttggagcagcagcacagagagcgGGAGCGAgccttccagcagcagcagcagcagcagcagtg GGCTGCTGACTCCCATGGCTTTAATGTGCAGCCTGCACTGTCCTTTTCTGACAG GGCAAAATCCAAATCGTCTCCCCAGCTCGACGCAGAGGACAAACCTCAGAGGAGAG tGACAGGTGGAGGTGGCCTGGATGAGAGTAAGAGTCAACAGGCCCTGTCACAGGCTGAGCTGGAGCGGCAGCAGATCCTGAACGAGATGAAGAAGAAAGCGCCGCTGCTGACCGACAGCAGCTGGATCCGCCAGCGCTCTGCTAACGCGGCCACCAACAAGGAGAGTGACTTGCCACCCATGCGAAG AGGCGACTCCCTTGACAACTTGGACGCCTCCTACAACTCGTGGCGCTCGTCGTGGACACCCAGGAGCAACTCTTACGTCCAAAACTACGCCCGGCCTCACTCTGCCTTCTCCGGCAGCTCTTCCTTTTACGCCGGCGGACACAGGCTCCAGAGGCCCGTTTCCGCCACCCTGCCCTCATCCTACTCCATGGGCTCCCTTCGAGGCGGGGCAGGAACCCCCTCGACCCCCTGGTCCCGGCAGACACCTTCCCCCTCGCCCTCGTCTCCGTCACCCACCACCACTCCGGAGCCTATGTCCGAGGCCGGGAGCAG GTCAGTGAGTGGCAAGAAAATCTGTACGTTCTGTGACAGCCCTCTGGGAAAGGGAGCGGCCATGATCATCGAGTCCCTGGGGCTCTGTTATCATTTGAGCTGCTTTAAG TGTATCGACTGTAAGGCTAACCTCGGAGGAACGGAAGCTGGGGCTGAAGTCAGAATACGAAACAAACAGCTCTACTGTAACTCCTGCTACATGCGATTCAAAA CCGGTCAGCCCACCGCTATGTGA